The Lipingzhangella halophila genome segment GAGCACGCGCGCCTGAGAGTCGATGACACCGGCATCAGTGTGGGGGGCGTCGCCAGTGGTGGTCTCGCCGGTGGTGGTCACCGCAGCCTCGTCGCTGGCTGGCGTGTCCGGCGCGGTTGAGGGGGGTGGCGTGGGCGTTGGGGCGCGGCGCCGGCCGAGCCACCATCCCGCGCCCACCCCTGCGCCGCCAGCCGCGGTCAGGGCCGCCAGGCCGGACAGCGGGTCGATTCCGTTTTCGCCGGCAGCGGTGTCCTGCTGTGGCGCACTGGGCTCGCTGTCGGATTCATCGTCGGAGGTGCTGGGAGGCGTCTCTTGTGTGGGCGCCTGCTGGGGTGGGGTATCGGCGGTGGGGGGCTGCGGCGGCGCCAGGGTGTAGGTGATCTCAACACGGCGCTCTGCTGGGGCGCCGAGGTCGTCGCTGTCGGTGCGGGGATGCTCATCGGCCACGCCGCGTGCGGTGATGTCGGCAGTTGGGAGGTGATTCTGTAGGTACTGCGCGACGGTTTCGGCACGCTTGTGGGAGAGCGCGCGGTTGCGCTCAGGGGTGCCGCTGGTGTCGGTGTGACCAGTGATCTCGATGGTCTCGGCGGCGCCGTAGGTCTCGATGATGGCGCGCGTGTCGTCCAGGCTCTCGCGCATTGTCGGGGTGATCTCGCTGGAGTCCAGGCTGAATCCCGAGAGCACGCGGGTGCGTTCGACTGGGGCGGGATCGGTGCTGGTGTCGGTGGGGCCGGCTGCGGTGTGTATGTGCTCGTGGGAGATGGGTGCTTCGGCCACGGGTGGGGCCGTTGGAGGCGCCTCAGTAGGTGCGGCGCTTGCGGTGCTGGCCAATCCCCCGCCGAGCGTGGTGATGGCCAGGAGCCGCAGTGGCGAGAGACGGGGCAGACGGCCACGCAGCAGGGCCACCACGTCGAGGGCGACGAGCGCAGTGAACACGGCCCAGGCCGCCCACGCGACGGCGATGACGGCGGCGGCCAGTACCGGTGGGGGCACAGTGGCGCTGCGCAGCGATGCCCACAAGTAGGAGGAGGACACATCGGCCTGGGCGAGCGGCCATCCCAAGCTGAGCAGCACCAATGGCGCGGCCAGGATGAATGCGAGGGTGGCGAGTGCGGCGATGGCGGCGCGCGGGTTGCCCATCAGCGTCCTTCGTCTCGGGCGCCCTGTCTGTGGCCGCGGTGGAGGTGGGCCCAGGGCCGCGACACGGGCGCGGTGTCGGGTGAGTGCGCACTGGTAGCTCGACTCTGCCTATCGGTCAAGGAGCGCGGGCCGCGGCGGTGGAACGGGCCTCGGCCATCCGGGTGCCCACTGGGAGCAGCACCGAGGAGTAGGGGCGGCGCGCGGTCACGGTGATTGCTTCGGTGGTGACCTCAACCTGCCCACTAGCCTGGGAAGTGCGCAGGTGGGCGCGCGCGGCCTGGGCTGCCGCGGTCTCATCGAGGCGGCGCTGTCCCGTTGAGCGAAAATGGGCCAGGTCAATCTCGTTTGCTCCGGCACGGGCGGCCTCGTGGGCAATGCTGCTGGCCTGGCCGCGTTGGATCAGCATGCCTCCGGCGTCCCACACCAGTCCCATTGCCGCGATCACGGCCGTCATGATGGCGGTCATGAACGCCGAGACGTGTCCACGCTCGTCGCGGGGATGGGTCATGGGTGGCCTCGGTACCGGTCGATGATGGCGGTGGCGCTGCCGCGTATGTGGCGAGAAGGGCCGACCACCGCTAGGTCGGAGGTGTCGGTGGTGCAGGTGAGGGTGGCGGTAACCGTTGATCCGGGCCGCAGGCCCTCCAGCTGCAATGCCAGGTCGACGTCCACGCAGGCCAGGCCGTGGCCGGCGAGGCTGTCCTCAACGGTGTCGCTGGCAGCAGCCTGGGCGCTGGCCTCGTCGGTGTGCAGGGTGGCGCTGCGCGCCGCGGCATGGGCGACCGCGTCCACACTCATCTGCGCTGAGACTTGGCGTGCGGCAAAGACCATCACCAGCGCCACCACCATCACACTGGGGGCGATCATGACCAGCTCAACGGGGGCGGCGCCGCGGTCGCGGCGCACGCCCGTCATGGACTCTCCCGCACGCCGGCGCGCTCGACCGGGGCGCTGAGCTCGGCGTGTACGGGTGGTTCCCAGCCGGGTACGGGGCCGCGGATGAAGGCGCGGACCTGGACGGTGGCGGTGGCAGTGGTGCGGGTGACGCTCACGTCGGTGCCGCGCAGCAGGCGTCCACCCAAATCTTCGGTGACCTCGCTGGCGCGGGCCTCGCCTGTGGCGGTGCTCGCGTCGGCGGCGCGTGTGGCGGCCAGCACCTGCTCGGCCATGGCTTGGGCGCGGTGTTGGGCGTGGGCCCACATGGCCAGTTGCACGAGGACCATGACCATGGTCATGGCGAGTGGCAGAACCAGGACGAGGTCGGTGCTGCCTCGCTCGGGAGCGTGGCGCGGCCTCACTCGTCGACACCCAGGTCGATGCTGGAGGCCGCTTCGATCATGGTGTCGTAGAAGATCGCTCCGACGGCGAGGGCGATCGTCACGGCGGTGGCGGTGATGAGGATGTATCCGGTGGTCTGGTCTCCTCGATCAGAGCGCC includes the following:
- a CDS encoding pilus assembly protein TadG-related protein; translation: MTHPRDERGHVSAFMTAIMTAVIAAMGLVWDAGGMLIQRGQASSIAHEAARAGANEIDLAHFRSTGQRRLDETAAAQAARAHLRTSQASGQVEVTTEAITVTARRPYSSVLLPVGTRMAEARSTAAARAP
- a CDS encoding TadE/TadG family type IV pilus assembly protein; protein product: MTGVRRDRGAAPVELVMIAPSVMVVALVMVFAARQVSAQMSVDAVAHAAARSATLHTDEASAQAAASDTVEDSLAGHGLACVDVDLALQLEGLRPGSTVTATLTCTTDTSDLAVVGPSRHIRGSATAIIDRYRGHP
- a CDS encoding TadE/TadG family type IV pilus assembly protein, whose product is MRPRHAPERGSTDLVLVLPLAMTMVMVLVQLAMWAHAQHRAQAMAEQVLAATRAADASTATGEARASEVTEDLGGRLLRGTDVSVTRTTATATVQVRAFIRGPVPGWEPPVHAELSAPVERAGVRESP